The Colletotrichum higginsianum IMI 349063 chromosome 2, whole genome shotgun sequence genome has a segment encoding these proteins:
- a CDS encoding RNA recognition domain-containing protein, producing the protein MSSPGKPLKRSRAEEDEHDALVAAAVAENLAADSAAEPKAKKARTEANRSLFVRSLPATATSESLTDFFSEHFPVKHATVVLDKATKASRGYGFVTLTDAEDAMEAKKKLNNMMWEGRRIRVDVAEARSRDSKESVVGAAAAGQKQKRTQELEEARKPPKLIIRNLPWSIKTSAQLGALFRAYGIIKFADLPQNKGKLKGFGFVTLRGRKNAEKALEMNGKEIDGRTIAVDWAVDKSEWDQVNGTKDAADEDEKPKSKKQKVATKEEEGPAEDGEASKEPQGADADLENFMKNHMMNLEDEEDSDENKDEDEEEDEDEDDDLSEDDDEEDASNADNDKKPVKKTQTSTDNTSTLFIRNLPFTVTDDQLKEHFVKFGPVRYARVVMDRATDRPAGTGFVCFVNEADAKACIKGAPRTQPTTLPTKHSVLQDDSADQDGRYTMDSRLLQVAQAVSKDDAERLAADGSASRREKDKRRLFLLNEGQIDTRSTLYHKLTPNEIKMREDSAKQRKKLVQSNPTLHISLTRLAIRNIPRNLGSKELKELARKACVEFAKDVKEGRRQPLSKEEKVRSAKEAKEGEHERKLKRKGIVRQAKIEFESREGAKVPEVSGGKSRGYGFIEYSSHRWALMGLRFLNGYQLENELGKKQRLIVEFAIENASVVARRKANEKNLDRNRQNAQNAKDGQNAKKSGDGGNELPKMSSLKDKKKGKKGKKGNLHKGKKEETDEKPEKVETTDGKKPTGKVDREDVKPLLIARKRLMRKKKASSRG; encoded by the coding sequence ATGTCATCTCCTGGTAAGCCGCTCAAGCGGTCACGagccgaggaagatgagcacgatgccctcgtcgcagccgccgtcgccgagaaccTTGCAGCAGACTCTGCAGCGGAACCCAAGGCAAAGAAAGCCCGCACCGAGGCCAACCGCTCTCTCTTCGTTCGCTCTCTTCCCGCGACAGCTACTAGCGAATCCTTGACCGACTTCTTCTCCGAGCATTTCCCGGTCAAGCATGCGACTGTCGTTCTCGACAAGGCCACCAAGGCTTCCCGAGGCTATGGCTTCGTCACCTTGACGGATGCCGAAGATGCAATGgaagccaagaagaagctcaacaACATGATGTGGGAGGGACGCCGCATCAGAGTCGATGTTGCTGAAGCCAGAAGCCGTGACAGCAAGGAGAGCGTCGTGGGAGCggctgccgccggccagaAGCAGAAACGTACGCAAGAGCTGGAGGAGGCCAGGAAACCTCCCAAGTTGATTATCCGCAACTTGCCCTGGTCCATCAAGACATCCGCACAACTGGGTGCTCTTTTCCGGGCCTATGGAATCATCAAGTTCGCCGACCTTCCCCAAAACAAGGGCAAGCTCAAGGGATTCGGTTTTGTTACCCTTCGAGGGCGGAAAAATGCTGAGAAGGCTCTGGAGATGAACGGAAAGGAAATCGACGGCAGAACTATTGCGGTCGATTGGGCCGTGGACAAGAGCGAATGGGACCAGGTGAATGGGACCAAAGACGCGGCAGACGAGGATGAGAAGCCAAAGAgcaagaagcagaaggttGCCAcaaaggaagaagaggggccTGCCGAAGATGGCGAGGCCAGCAAGGAGCCtcagggcgccgacgccgatcTGGAAAACTTCATGAAGAACCACATGATGAATctggaggacgaggaggacagtGACGAGAacaaggacgaggatgaggaagaggatgaagacgaggatgatgacctctctgaagacgacgacgaagaagacgccAGCAAtgccgacaacgacaagaagCCTGTCAAGAAGACGCAGACATCAACCGACAACACATCGACACTCTTCATCAGAAACCTTCCTTTCACCGTTACGGATGACCAATTGAAGGAACATTTCGTCAAGTTCGGTCCTGTTAGGTACGCCCGTGTTGTCATGGATCGTGCCACAGACCGTCCCGCGGGCACTGGGTTCGTTTGCTTCGTCAACGAGGCAGACGCCAAAGCTTGCATCAAGGGCGCGCCGCGCACGCAGCCTACCACCCTCCCGACCAAGCACTCCGTGCTGCAGGACGATTCCGCTGATCAGGATGGCCGATACACCATGGACAGCCGGCTTCTGCAGGTTGCCCAGGCTGTCAGCAAGGACGACGCTGAGCGCCTGGCTGCCGACGGCAGTGCCAGCAGACGAGAGAAGGACAAGCGACGCCTCTTCCTACTCAACGAGGGTCAGATTGATACCAGGTCTACGCTGTACCACAAGCTCACCCCCAACGAGATCAAGATGAGGGAAGACAGCGCGAAACAGCGCAAGAAGCTTGTGCAGAGCAACCCTACGTTGCACATCAGTCTGACGCGTCTGGCCATCCGCAACATCCCGCGCAACCTCGGCTccaaggagctcaaggagctggCCCGTAAGGCCTGTGTCGAGTTCGCCAAGGATGTCAAGGAGGGCAGGCGTCAACCCCTTTCTAAAGAGGAGAAGGTCCGGAGCGCaaaggaggccaaggagggcgagcacGAGCGTAAGCTGAAGCGCAAGGGTATCGTCCGCCAGGCCAAAATCGAATTCGAGAGTCGCGAAGGCGCAAAGGTTCCCGAGGTAAGCGGCGGCAAGTCCCGCGGATACGGGTTCATCGAGTACTCTTCACACCGCTGGGCTCTGATGGGTCTGCGCTTCCTCAACGGGTACCAGTTGGAGAACGAGCTGGGAAAGAAGCAGCGCCTCATTGTCGAGTTCGCCATCGAGAACGCCTCTGTTGTGGCGCGTCGCAAGGCCAACGAGAAGAACCTGGACCGCAACAGGCAGAACGCGCAGAACGCCAAGGACGGTCAGAACGCCAAGAAGAGTGGCGATGGGGGCAATGAGCTGCCCAAGATGTCCTCCCtgaaggacaagaagaagggcaagaagggcaagaagggcaacCTGcacaagggcaagaaggaggagacggacgagaagCCCGAGAAGGTGGAGACGACCGATGGCAAGAAGCCTACGGGCAAGGTCGACCGCGAAGACGTGAAGCCATTGCTGATTGCGAGGAAGCGTctgatgaggaagaagaaggcctcATCCCGGGGCTAG
- a CDS encoding Duf803 domain membrane protein — MTIAPVLVAAEPAARPDDGKDLQNWSSLIGIITAIVGNVLIALALNVQRYAHLRLHRERIRVRRRAKEALKHAPRGGQTGPYGSVGRGGAGDMDESRDNDNGNRHADHDAGESEPLTRSFRSEDSAGSDYSGDEDNDKGPSTYLQSPYWWAGQILITLGELGNFLAYGFAPASIVSPLGVVALISNCVIAPIVFKEKFRQRDFWGVIIAVAGVVVVVLSAKQEETKLDPDDVWDAITTLAFEIYLAVTISLIIILMWASPKYGHRTILIDLGLVGLFGGFTALSTKGVSSILSTTLLGAFKTPVAWALLFVLLFTAVMQVRYVNKALQRFSSTQVIPIQFVLFTLCVIIGSAILYRDFERTSAEQAGKFIGGCLLTFFGVFLITSGRVEEDIEDGMSDVDGVEETIGLAEQDGYSPTQPLAPSSTSIQSSTSRRSSRASNGGHANNGSKPFSMQHDSGIPTLRVPASASTGNIPGADVEPLLANPWSNSADEVLPPPGTRTISDESIHTFPGLGFSPSEPTTPYYDGQLQPKYPTDNRPVTPRAALPNRPHSHQYPGPLFSPSPLSSTVSAVVKDTLLRNAESPLLRRPSVRRLRSSIRASLFMPENSEGADVDAERRDLMSRGDDYTDGGVAERSRTAGEGASREPHTGRPRSLSDTLSGFFKSKRNRRDANTDPEEGV, encoded by the exons ATGACGATAGCCCCTgtgctcgtcgccgccgaaccTGCGGCACGCCcggacgacggcaaggacCTGCAGAACTGGTCCTCGCtcatcggcatcatcaccgccatcgtcggcaacgTCCTCATCGCTTTAGCCCTCAACGTCCAGCGCTACGCACACCTTCGACTTCACCGAGAGCGCATCCGGGTCCGCCGGCGAGCGAAAGAAGCCCTGAAACATGCGCCGCGCGGGGGCCAGACGGGACCCTACGGCTCTgttggccgaggaggagccgggGACATGGACGAGAGCCGTGACAACGACAACGGGAACCGTCATGCAGACCACGATGCCGGAGAATCTGAGCCCCTAACGAGATCCTTCCGCTCCGAAGATTCCGCCGGTTCTGACTACTCTGGCGATGAAGACAACGACAAGGGTCCCTCGACGTACCTCCAGTCGCCGTACTGGTGGGCTGGCCAGATCCTGATAActctcggcgagctgggcaACTTCCTGGCTTACGGTTTCGCACCCGCGTCCATCGTATCGCCCCTGGGAGTTGTCGCCCTGATATCCAATTGCGTCATTGCGCCGATAGTGTTCAAGGAGAAGTTCAGGCAGCGCGACTTTTGGGGTGTCATtatcgccgtcgccggcgtcgttgttgtcgttctGAGCGCCAAGCAGGAGGAGACAAAACTCGACCCCGACGATGTATGGGACGCAATCACGACCTTGGCCTTCGAGATATACCTGGCTGTGACCATATCTTTGATTATCATCCTCATGTGGGCGAGCCCAAAGTACGGCCATCGCACCATCTTGATCGACTTGGGCCTGGTGGGACTCTTTG GTGGCTTCACCGCTCTGTCTACCAAGGGCGTGTCCTCGATATTGTCGACGACCCTCCTGGGCGCATTCAAGACCCCTGTTGCATGGGCGTTGCTCTTCGTCCTACTCTTTACCGCGGTCATGCAGGTGCGCTACGTCAACAAGGCCCTGCAGAGGTTCAGCTCGACGCAGGTCATTCCTATCCAGTTTGTTCTGTTCACTCTCTGTGTCATCATCGGCAGTGCCATCTTGTATCGCGATTTTGAGAGGACGTCTGCCGAACAGGCTGGCAAGTTTATCGGAGGTTGTTTGCTCACCTTTTTTGGCGTCTTCCTCATTACTAGTGGTCGAGTCGAGGAAGacatcgaggacggcatgTCCGACGTGGACGGCGTGGAGGAGACCATCGGCCTGGCAGAGCAAGATGGATATAGCCCAACACAGCCGCTGGCGCCTTCATCCACCTCTATCCAATCCTCGACATCGCGCCGCTCCTCTCGAGCTTCCAACGGAGGGCATGCAAACAACGGGTCCAAACCATTCAGTATGCAGCACGATTCTGGGATCCCCACACTCCGCGTCCCCGCGTCCGCGTCAACGGGCAACATTCCCGGCGCGGACGTGGAGCCACTGTTGGCCAACCCGTGGAGTAACTCCGCAGACGAGGTTCTCCCTCCGCCTGGTACGAGGACGATATCCGACGAGTCCATTCACACCTTCCCCGGGCTCGGCTTCTCGCCATCAGAACCCACGACCCCTTACTACGACGGCCAGTTACAACCAAAGTACCCTACAGATAACAGACCAGTCACACCCCGTGCAGCTTTACCGAACCGGCCTCATAGTCATCAGTACCCTGgtcccctcttctctccGTCCCCTCTATCGTCTACGGTCAGCGCCGTGGTCAAGGACACTCTTCTCAGGAACGCGGAAAGTCCGCTACTGCGCCGGCCCTCCGTGCGGAGGTTACGCTCCAGCATCCGGGCCAGTCTTTTCATGCCAGAAAACAGCGAGGGCGCggatgtcgatgccgagaGACGGGACTTGATGAGCCGGGGGGATGATTACACTGACGGAGGCGTCGCTGAGCGTAGTCGGACCGCGGGCGAGGGAGCGTCCAGAGAACCCCATACGGGAAGACCGCGGAGTCTAAGTGATACGCTTAGTGGTTTCTTCAAATCGAAACGGAACAGGAGGGACGCCAATACGGACCCTGAAGAAGGCGTATGA